In Oryza brachyantha chromosome 1, ObraRS2, whole genome shotgun sequence, the following are encoded in one genomic region:
- the LOC102703166 gene encoding BURP domain-containing protein 3 isoform X1: MDRLIACLLGVLLIASVGSHAARAPEQYWKSALPDTPMPSSLSQLLSSTPGGDTSVNVGWGGIHVDAGHGKPGGTTVDVGKGGVGVNVKPGYGKPGGTTVDVGKGGVGVNVKPGYGKPGGTTVDVGKGGVGVNVKPGYGKPGGTSVGVGKGGVGVNVQPGYGKPGGTSVGVGKGGVGVNVQPGYGKPGGTTVGVGKGGVGVNVKPGYGKPGGTTVGVGKGGVGVNVKPRGKPVHVSVAPFIYNYAATETQPHDDPNVALFFLEKDLHPGKTMTVHFTPTTAGAKFLPQSEADTMPFSSEKVSEILSRFSVNPGSVEAAEMARTLRDCEAPAAKGEKKACATSLESMVDFATSSLGTSHVRAVSTVVGKEGSPEQEYTMTAVKRAAAGGDTLVACHAEPYAYAVFACHRTQATRAYTVSMAGRDGTTVETVAVCHADTAGWNPKHIAFQVLKVKPGTVPVCHFLPQDHVVWTRSD, from the exons ATGGATAGGCTCATCGCCTGCCTCCTTGGCGTCCTGTTG ATCGCTTCAGTTGGAAGCCATGCAGCTCGGGCTCCAGAGCAATACTGGAAATCAGCTCTTCCCGACACTCCCATGCCAAGCTCGCTCTCTCAGCTCCTCAGTAGCACTCCAG GCGGAGACACGTCGGTGAACGTCGGCTGGGGAGGCATCCATGTCGACGCGGGCCACGGCAAGCCCGGCGGGACAACCGTTGATGTCGGCAAGGGTGGCGTCGGTGTAAACGTGAAGCCTGGCTACGGTAAGCCCGGCGGCACCACGGTCGACGTCGGCAAAGGCGGTGTGGGTGTCAACGTGAAGCCTGGCTACGGCAAGCCCGGCGGCACCACGGTCGACGTCGGGAAGGGCGGCGTGGGTGTCAACGTGAAGCCTGGCTATGGCAAGCCTGGCGGCACCAGCGTCGGCGTCGGGAAAGGAGGGGTGGGCGTGAACGTGCAGCCTGGCTATGGCAAGCCCGGCGGCACCAGTGTTGGCGTCGGGAAAGGAGGAGTGGGCGTGAACGTGCAGCCTGGGTATGGTAAGCCCGGCGGCACAACGGTCGGCGTCGGGAAGGGCGGTGTGGGCGTGAACGTGAAGCCAGGCTACGGCAAACCCGGCGGCACCACCGTCGGCGTCGGGAAGGGCGGTGTCGGCGTCAACGTGAAGCCCCGCGGCAAGCCTGTGCACGTCAGCGTCGCGCCTTTCATCTACAACTACGCCGCAACGGAGACGCAGCCGCACGACGACCCCAACGTGGCGCTCTTCTTCTTGGAGAAGGACCTCCACCCCGGGAAGACGATGACCGTCCATTTCACGCCCACCACGGCCGGAGCGAAGTTCCTTCCCCAGAGCGAGGCCGACACCATGCCGTTCTCCTCCGAGAAGGTCTCGGAGATCCTTAGCCGGTTCTCCGTGAACCCGGGCTccgtcgaggcggcggagatggcgcGGACGCTGCGCGACTGCGAGGCTCCGGCGGCTAAGGGGGAGAAGAAGGCGTGCGCCACGTCGCTCGAGTCCATGGTCGACTTCGCCACGTCGAGCCTCGGGACTAGCCACGTGAGGGCCGTGTCGACCGTGGTCGGGAAGGAGGGATCGCCGGAGCAGGAGTACACCATGACGGCGGTGAAGCGcgcggctgccggcggcgacacTCTCGTCGCCTGCCACGCGGAGCCGTACGCGTACGCCGTGTTCGCGTGCCACCGGACGCAGGCGACGAGGGCGTACACGGTGTCGATGGCCGGCAGGGACGGCACGACCGTAGAGACCGTCGCGGTGTGCCACGCCGACACGGCCGGGTGGAACCCGAAGCACATCGCGTTCCAGGTGCTCAAGGTGAAGCCTGGCACGGTGCCGGTTTGCCACTTCTTGCCGCAGGACCACGTTGTCTGGACCCGCAGCGACTAG
- the LOC102703166 gene encoding BURP domain-containing protein 3 isoform X2 encodes MPSSLSQLLSSTPGGDTSVNVGWGGIHVDAGHGKPGGTTVDVGKGGVGVNVKPGYGKPGGTTVDVGKGGVGVNVKPGYGKPGGTTVDVGKGGVGVNVKPGYGKPGGTSVGVGKGGVGVNVQPGYGKPGGTSVGVGKGGVGVNVQPGYGKPGGTTVGVGKGGVGVNVKPGYGKPGGTTVGVGKGGVGVNVKPRGKPVHVSVAPFIYNYAATETQPHDDPNVALFFLEKDLHPGKTMTVHFTPTTAGAKFLPQSEADTMPFSSEKVSEILSRFSVNPGSVEAAEMARTLRDCEAPAAKGEKKACATSLESMVDFATSSLGTSHVRAVSTVVGKEGSPEQEYTMTAVKRAAAGGDTLVACHAEPYAYAVFACHRTQATRAYTVSMAGRDGTTVETVAVCHADTAGWNPKHIAFQVLKVKPGTVPVCHFLPQDHVVWTRSD; translated from the exons ATGCCAAGCTCGCTCTCTCAGCTCCTCAGTAGCACTCCAG GCGGAGACACGTCGGTGAACGTCGGCTGGGGAGGCATCCATGTCGACGCGGGCCACGGCAAGCCCGGCGGGACAACCGTTGATGTCGGCAAGGGTGGCGTCGGTGTAAACGTGAAGCCTGGCTACGGTAAGCCCGGCGGCACCACGGTCGACGTCGGCAAAGGCGGTGTGGGTGTCAACGTGAAGCCTGGCTACGGCAAGCCCGGCGGCACCACGGTCGACGTCGGGAAGGGCGGCGTGGGTGTCAACGTGAAGCCTGGCTATGGCAAGCCTGGCGGCACCAGCGTCGGCGTCGGGAAAGGAGGGGTGGGCGTGAACGTGCAGCCTGGCTATGGCAAGCCCGGCGGCACCAGTGTTGGCGTCGGGAAAGGAGGAGTGGGCGTGAACGTGCAGCCTGGGTATGGTAAGCCCGGCGGCACAACGGTCGGCGTCGGGAAGGGCGGTGTGGGCGTGAACGTGAAGCCAGGCTACGGCAAACCCGGCGGCACCACCGTCGGCGTCGGGAAGGGCGGTGTCGGCGTCAACGTGAAGCCCCGCGGCAAGCCTGTGCACGTCAGCGTCGCGCCTTTCATCTACAACTACGCCGCAACGGAGACGCAGCCGCACGACGACCCCAACGTGGCGCTCTTCTTCTTGGAGAAGGACCTCCACCCCGGGAAGACGATGACCGTCCATTTCACGCCCACCACGGCCGGAGCGAAGTTCCTTCCCCAGAGCGAGGCCGACACCATGCCGTTCTCCTCCGAGAAGGTCTCGGAGATCCTTAGCCGGTTCTCCGTGAACCCGGGCTccgtcgaggcggcggagatggcgcGGACGCTGCGCGACTGCGAGGCTCCGGCGGCTAAGGGGGAGAAGAAGGCGTGCGCCACGTCGCTCGAGTCCATGGTCGACTTCGCCACGTCGAGCCTCGGGACTAGCCACGTGAGGGCCGTGTCGACCGTGGTCGGGAAGGAGGGATCGCCGGAGCAGGAGTACACCATGACGGCGGTGAAGCGcgcggctgccggcggcgacacTCTCGTCGCCTGCCACGCGGAGCCGTACGCGTACGCCGTGTTCGCGTGCCACCGGACGCAGGCGACGAGGGCGTACACGGTGTCGATGGCCGGCAGGGACGGCACGACCGTAGAGACCGTCGCGGTGTGCCACGCCGACACGGCCGGGTGGAACCCGAAGCACATCGCGTTCCAGGTGCTCAAGGTGAAGCCTGGCACGGTGCCGGTTTGCCACTTCTTGCCGCAGGACCACGTTGTCTGGACCCGCAGCGACTAG